The following coding sequences lie in one Montipora foliosa isolate CH-2021 chromosome 11, ASM3666993v2, whole genome shotgun sequence genomic window:
- the LOC137975783 gene encoding uncharacterized protein — protein MIKLRKLTLSISFGALLLLLLLLRHYTKLPNGQLKTARLHLVVPFNVMNSSGTPMNSTIERQNEYIYCLQRNLLNPHVEAIHILFGSLEEPAFIKALRLRMDWKLVFHFLDRRMRYKDAFGYASHVLIRKNTMLMNADNYIDTGFEHLDETSLGNKTMYALTRHETAENVRRCGVTDFCGPTAKYIGSHDAFLFRLLAPLSREFLDKVDYFTNMDGIEQVLMFNLRKYERFTIKNPCRILRIVHQHCGDFRKYSERTIQGVRVDHYLKISRDNLAPFSGL, from the exons ATGATCAAGTTACGGAAACTGACATTAAGCATTTCTTTTGGTgcactgttgctgttgctgttgctgttgagGCATTACACAAAGCTCCCTAATG GGCAGCTAAAGACGGCAAGATTGCATCTGGTTGTTCCCTTTAACGTAATGAACTCTTCTGGCACTCCGATGAACAGTACAATTGAGAGACAAAACGAGTACATTTACTGCCTTCAAAGAAACTTACTCAATCCTCAC GTTGAGGCAATTCACATCCTTTTCGGAAGTCTGGAGGAGCCTGCTTTTATCAAAGCTTTGAGGCTGAGGATGGACTGGAAACTAGTCTTCCATTTCCTCGATCGGCGCATGCGTTACAAAGACGCTTTTGGATATGCTTCGCACGTCTTGATACGTAAGAACACGATGCTTATGAATGCCGACAATTACATCGATACGGGATTTGAACATTTGGATGAAACTAGTTTAGgcaacaaaacaatgtatgcattGACAAGACATGAAACTGCGGAAAACGTAAGACGTTGTGGTGTGACTGATTTTTGCGGCCCGACAGCAAAATACATTGGCTCCCATGACGCCTTTCTTTTCAGGCTCCTTGCCCCACTCTCTCGGGAATTCCTGGATAAGGTGGACTATTTCACTAACATGGATGGAATTGAGCAAGTTCTAATGTTTAACTTGAGAAAGTATGAGCGGTTCACGATTAAAAATCCCTGTCGAATTTTGCGCATTGTTCACCAGCACTGTGGTGACTTTAGAAAATACTCTGAAAGAACTATTCAAGGAGTCAGAGTTGAtcattatttgaaaatttcaaGAGATAATCTAGCGCCATTTTCTGGACTttga
- the LOC137977440 gene encoding RING finger protein 151-like, with protein MAEPGYQPDIFTAAPDQSFLCPICRYVIKEAVACKEGHLFCKTCIDQWINSHNNGSCPVGRQSLQASDLRNIIAFDRVVESMQVFCPRRESGCGWTGALDMQTNHTLQCLQEPVPCTHTGCDRVLVRGQLDQHLDTCDMRPDECTYCGHQFPIREIQSHQRYACRLAPVMCPFNCTHVAIPRYVSFIRETFRMAFTANVRFLFRFKQ; from the exons ATGGCTGAACCAGGATATCAACCGGACATCTTTACCGCGGCTCCAGACCAATCATTCCTTTGCCCGATTTG ccGGTACGTCATTAAGGAGGCTGTGGCCTGTAAAGAGGGTCATCTCTTCTGCAAAACCTGCATAGATCAGTGGATCAATTCTCACAACAACGGCAGCTGCCCTGTCGGAAGACAGTCCCTTCAAGCCTCTGACTTGAGGAACATCATTGCTTTCGACAGGGTGGTAGAGTCTATGCAGGTTTTCTGCCCTAGGAGAGAATCAGGATGCGGATGGACTGGTGCCCTAGACATGCAGACAAACCACACACTCCAGTGCCTCCAGGAACCAGTGCCATGCACACACACTGGCTGTGACCGAGTACTAGTTCGTGGGCAGCTGGATCAACATTTGGACACATGTGATATGAGGCCAGATGAATGCACATATTGTGGCCATCAATTTCCAATTCGGGAAATTCAAAGCCACCAGCGATATGCGTGTCGGTTGGCACCTGTAATGTGCCCATTCAATTGCACCCATGTTGCAATACCTCGGTATGTATCCTTTATTAGAGAGACATTTAGAAtggcgtttacggcaaacgttAGATTTTTGTTTAGGTTTAAACAGTAA